In one window of Gossypium hirsutum isolate 1008001.06 chromosome A01, Gossypium_hirsutum_v2.1, whole genome shotgun sequence DNA:
- the LOC107900968 gene encoding probable prefoldin subunit 5 translates to MASSRGGGSQQVIRSGDMEKMSLDQLKAVKEQADIEVNLLQDSLNNIRTATGRLENASAALHDLSLRPQGKKMLVPLTASLYVPGTLDDADKVLVDIGTGYFVEKTMAEGKDYCERKINLLKSNFDQLIEVASKKKTLADEAGLILQAKLKQSSPSS, encoded by the exons atggcgtCGTCAAGAGGAGGAGGAAGCCAACAAGTGATCAGATCGGGggatatggagaagatgagcttAGATCAGCTCAAAGCAGTCAAAGAACAAGCAGATATTGAAGTCAATCTCTTACAAGACAGTCTTAATAACATCCGCACCGCCACTGGCCGCCTCGAGAACGCCTCCGCCGCTCTCCACGACCTTTCCCTCCGCCCTCAAG ggAAGAAAATGTTGGTTCCTCTCACTGCTTCCCTCTATGTTCCCGGTACACTCGACGATGCCGATAAGGTTCTCGTTGATATTGGCACTGGATACTTCGTTGAG aAAACAATGGCTGAAGGCAAAGATTATTGCGAGCGTAAGATCAACTTACTGAAATCCAATTTCGATCAACTTATCGAG GTTGCATCTAAGAAGAAAACATTAGCCGATGAAGCTGGACTTATTTTACAAGCAAAATTGAAGCAGTCATCTCCTTCGAGTTAG
- the LOC107900966 gene encoding E3 ubiquitin ligase BIG BROTHER-related: MSAEQKEQVPNPNVNDNDNLNSESKQEERQSSTRTPFTNLSQVDADLALARTLQEQERAYMMLSMNNDGSDYGSWEGGSYLNDDDFNDLHDHDDTDDDDDEGEYDGTDAGDVDAFDFHGHSEDGEDDNDVSVELDPADFSSDEAYARALQDAEEREVAARLLALAGINDRGTVTLEDHGHGGNSQDTWEEVDPDELSYEELLALAEVVGTESRGLSADSIASLPSLIYKAGNSQTGTNDLCVICRVDYEDGDSLTALSCKHSYHPECINNWLKINKVCPVCSAEVST, translated from the exons ATGTCGGCCGAACAAAAGGAACAAGTCCCAAACCCTAATGTTAACGACAACGATAATTTGAACAGTGAAAGTAAACAAGAAGAACGTCAGTCATCGACGAGAACTCCTTTTACTAATCTCAGCCAGGTCGATGCTGACCTCGCTCTTGCTCGAACCCTCCAAGAAcag GAAAGGGCATATATGATGCTTAGCATGAATAATGATGGAAGTGATTATGGGAGTTGGGAGGGTGGAAGCTATTTAAACGATGATGATTTCAATGATCTCCATGATCATGACGATACCGATGACGATGATGATGAAGGGGAATATGATGGCACTGATGCTGGTGATGTGGATGCCTTTGATTTTCATGGTCATTCTGAGGATGGGGAGGATGATAATGACGTGAGTGTTGAACTCGATCCGGCTGATTTTTCGAGTGACGAGGCTTATGCTAGAGCACTTCAGGATGCTGAAGAAAGAGAAGTGGCTGCTAGATTGTTGGCCTTAGCTGGGATTAATGATA GAGGAACTGTTACCTTAGAGGATCATGGACACGGTGGTAACTCTCAG GATACTTGGGAGGAAGTTGATCCCGATGAGCTTTCATACGAG GAACTTCTTGCACTCGCTGAGGTAGTTGGAACCGAGAGCAGGGGTCTTTCAGCTGATTCAATTGCCTCCTTGCCTTCACTGATATACAAGGCAGGAAATAGTCAAACTGGAACCAATGATTT GTGTGTCATTTGCCGTGTAGACTACGAGGATGGTGACTCCTTAACAGCTCTTTCTTGCAAACATTCATATCATCCCGAGTGCATAAACAATTGGTTGAAAATAAACAAG GTCTGCCCTGTTTGTAGTGCCGAGGTCTCGACCTAA
- the LOC107900965 gene encoding chaperone protein dnaJ C76, chloroplastic, translating to MPAICLPLYPPSTSIINNTLTSKPNSKNLPYHHHHRRRSLTCKASADSPSSILNFDLYDLLGIESSSDQSQIKTAYRALQKRCHPDIAGPTGHDMAIILNEAYSVLSDPGSRLAYDKEQAKMAELRGYTGKPLYSVWLGSESEQRAVFVDEIKCVGCLKCALFAEKTFAIESVYGRARVIGQWAEPEHKILEAIEACPVDCISMVERSDLAALEFLMSKQPRGNVRVGVGNTLGARVSNIFVEVKKFQTRYFDAMDKGSNKESREADRRREARMSAIHAIKSISRWWYWQSPNAGTPSAKSDLSLTHISRKSSEPNINKIRDAAAARKQVRESSKTTRSRASSSYLYDDEYWIPSRHALPASVENNSSSRVAPKPPKTNPRNETDNRHYGKDRRTRNSIERGIPTVAAMVAAVIVRLQVGDRVAGEITEHAGGSLALTMVNSSWSQVILAGITWYLIASTIVELIETIRNR from the exons ATGCCTGCAATATGTTTACCTTTGTACCCACCTTCAACTTCAATCATAAACAATACCTTAACTTCGAAACCAAATTCTAAGAATTTGccttatcatcatcatcatcgtcgtcgATCTTTAACATGTAAGGCTTCGGCCGATTCTCCTTCTTCGATACTCAATTTCGATCTCTACGATCTTTTGGGAATAGAAAGCTCGTCGGATCAATCACAGATCAAAACGGCTTACCGTGCCTTGCAAAAGCGGTGCCATCCTGATATTGCTGGACCAACGGGTCATGATATGGCTATTATACTCAATGAAGCTTATTCCGTTTTGTCTGATCCTGGTTCTCGTTTGGCTTATGACAAG GAACAAGCAAAGATGGCAGAGCTTAGGGGCTATACAGGGAAGCCATTATATTCAGTGTGGCTCGGTTCTGAAAGTGAACAACGAGCAGTGTTTGTTGATGAAATCAAGTGTGTTGGTTGCTTAAAATGTGCTTTGTTTGCCGAAAAAACGTTCGCTATCGAATCCGTGTACGGAAGAGCTCGAGTCATCGGTCAATGGGCTGAGCCCGAACACAAAATCCtagaagccattgaagcttgtCCTGTTGATTGCATTTC AATGGTGGAGAGATCAGATCTTGCGGCATTGGAGTTTTTAATGTCGAAGCAACCTCGAGGAAATGTTCGAGTTGGTGTCGGGAATACGCTGGGCGCTCGTGTCTCGAACATATTTGTCGAAGTAAAGAAGTTTCAAACCAGATATTTTGATGCCATGGACAAAGGTTCTAACAAAGAATCCAGG GAGGCTGACCGTCGTCGAGAAGCAAGGATGTCGGCAATTCATGCGATAAAATCGATTTCAAGATGGTGGTATTGGCAATCACCTAATGCCGGTACACCATCGGCCAAGTCTGATCTAAGCTTGACACACATTTCCCGAAAATCATCCGAACCAAACATTAACAAGATCCGTGATGCCGCTGCTGCTAGAAAACAAGTAAGGGAGAGTTCAAAAACGACCAGATCTCGAGCCTCGTCGAGTTATTTGTACGATGACGAGTATTGGATCCCATCAAGACATGCTCTTCCAGCTTCGGTCGAAAACAACTCAAGCTCTAGAGTTGCACCAAAGCCTCCAAAAACTAACCCGAGGAACGAAACGGACAACCGACATTACGGAAAAGATAGAAGGACAAGGAACTCGATAGAACGGGGAATCCCAACGGTGGCTGCAATGGTGGCTGCTGTTATAGTTCGACTACAAGTCGGGGACAGAGTGGCCGGTGAAATAACCGAACACGCTGGTGGCTCGTTGGCACTAACAATGGTTAATAGCTCATGGTCACAAGTTATTTTAGCAGGGATTACATGGTACTTGATTGCGTCAACCATAGTGGAGCTAATAGAAACAATAAGAAATAGATGA